A single genomic interval of Cucumis sativus cultivar 9930 chromosome 5, Cucumber_9930_V3, whole genome shotgun sequence harbors:
- the LOC105435577 gene encoding protein BIG GRAIN 1-like E, producing the protein MSVTSHLSGHPDKIFRKSLHRRKDSGELDVFEAARYFAGSNEPSYTTAATYETSLFHGGRRGGRMSLDLPLRTNVIPLPTPPYTAEKQSVKDPKKHRQQPSSPGGRLANFLNSLFNQSASKKKKKPKNSIKTEDLHHEMGARKRRSSLSTLIDTKSSSHSSSKISGFRTPPAPNCCTVQTPNKNYMEIRSFLDQKREGINYYSKKNGINNQKSEMRKMNDQDEGDESDSSSDLFELRICDRFDCYSSNELPVYRTTNFQTINKL; encoded by the coding sequence ATGTCCGTCACCAGTCACCTCTCCGGCCACCCAGACAAAATATTCCGCAAATCTCTCCACCGCCGCAAAGATTCCGGCGAACTCGATGTCTTCGAAGCCGCACGCTACTTCGCCGGCAGCAACGAACCCAGTTACACCACCGCTGCCACTTACGAAACTTCCTTATTTCACGGCGGCCGTAGAGGCGGAAGAATGAGCCTCGATTTACCACTAAGAACCAATGTCATTCCTCTTCCAACACCACCGTACACAGCGGAGAAACAATCGGTTAAAGACCCAAAAAAACACAGGCAACAACCCAGCTCCCCCGGCGGCCGCCTTGCCAATTTCCTGAATTCTCTGTTCAATCAATCTGcttcgaaaaagaaaaagaaaccaaaaaattcCATCAAAACCGAAGATCTTCATCACGAAATGGGTgcaagaaagagaagaagcaGCTTAAGTACGTTGATTGATACAAAGTCATCGTCTCATAGTTCTTCAAAAATTTCGGGATTTAGGACTCCACCGGCTCCTAATTGCTGCACTGTTCAAACTCcgaataaaaattatatggaAATTAGAAGCTTTTTGGATCAGAAAAGAGAAGGTATTAATTACTACTCGAAGAAAAATGGGATTAATAATCAAAAATCAGAGATGAGAAAAATGAACGATCAAGATGAAGGAGATGAGAGTGATTCAAGTTCTGATCTTTTTGAACTAAGGATTTGTGATCGTTTTGATTGTTATTCATCGAATGAATTGCCTGTGTATCGAACCACCAACTTTCAGACCATCAACAAACTGTAA